One segment of Triticum aestivum cultivar Chinese Spring chromosome 2A, IWGSC CS RefSeq v2.1, whole genome shotgun sequence DNA contains the following:
- the LOC123191324 gene encoding indole-2-monooxygenase-like, whose translation MVDLVMLETPPTAWFLFLFQLFLLFVLYYWFTWKTGKRQQREGRLPPSPPALPIIGHLHLLGSLPHISLRRLARKHGLDVMLLHLGTVPTLVVSSPHAAEAVLRTHDHVLASRPHSVVTDILMYGSSDVAFAPYGQGWRQARKLLTNHMLSVRKVQSFRSAVMEEVSMVIARTNEAAAVGGVVDMSELLKTFTYDMACRIVSGEFFLKEGQSKLFQDLTNDTSLLLGGFKVEEYFPTLSRVGLLKRTVHAKAERLRYRWADLLDKVIDYHENKDKSVLDNQGGNFVDILLSVQLEYGLTREQMKALLTDVFFGSTDTSSNTLEFTMAELMRRPRLIGKLQDEVRSMVPQGQEIVCEADMSNMTYLRAVIKESLRLHPVAPLLAPHLAMADCSIDGYMIPAGTHVFVNVWAIGRDSSSWEDSEEFIPERFMEEGSDVHVNFIGSNFKLLPFGAGRRIWPGINLGITTVELMLANLMYHFDWELPKGVERKDIDMTEVFGLTVRLKEKLLLVSKSRK comes from the exons ATGGTAGATCTCGTCATGCTAGAGACGCCTCCAACGGCATGGTTTCTGTTCCTCTTCCAGCTCTTCCTCTTGTTTGTGCTTTATTACTGGTTCACTTGGAAGACAGGGAAAAGGCAACAGCGAGAAGGCAGACTCCCGCCATCACCACCCGCACTGCCCATCATCGGCCACCTGCACCTCCTCGGCTCGCTCCCACACATCTCGCTCCGCCGCCTCGCCAGGAAGCATGGCCTCGACGTGATGCTTCTCCATCTCGGTACCGTGCCGACGCTCGTTGTGTCGTCGCCGCATGCCGCAGAGGCGGTGCTGCGCACGCACGACCACGTCTTGGCGTCACGGCCGCACTCCGTGGTCACCGACATCCTCATGTATGGCTCGTCCGACGTCGCCTTTGCGCCATATGGCCAAGGCTGGCGGCAGGCAAGGAAGCTCCTCACCAACCACATGCTGAGCGTTAGAAAGGTGCAATCTTTCCGCAGCGCCGTCATGGAGGAG GTGAGCATGGTGATTGCCAGGACTAACGAGGCCGCCGCAGTCGGCGGTGTGGTGGACATGAGTGAGCTGCTCAAGACATTCACATATGACATGGCATGCCGCATCGTGTCCGGAGAATTCTTCCTAAAAGAAGGACAAAGCAAGTTGTTCCAAGACCTCACCAATGATACCTCACTGCTGCTAGGAGGGTTCAAGGTGGAGGAGTACTTCCCAACATTGTCTAGGGTAGGACTGCTTAAAAGGACAGTTCATGCAAAGGCAGAGAGACTAAGGTATAGATGGGCCGATCTGCTGGACAAGGTGATCGATTATCATGAGAACAAGGACAAGTCAGTGTTAGATAACCAGGGTGGTAATTTCGTCGATATTCTCTTGTCTGTTCAGCTGGAGTATGGTCTCACAAGAGAGCAGATGAAAGCTCTCCTAACC GATGTATTTTTCGGTTCGACAGACACATCATCTAACACCCTCGAATTCACAATGGCTGAGCTCATGAGGAGGCCCCGCTTGATTGGGAAGCTACAAGACGAGGTAAGGAGTATGGTACCCCAGGGACAGGAAATTGTTTGTGAAGCCGACATGAGCAATATGACATACCTAAGAGCAGTCATAAAGGAGTCACTCCGACTTCATCCTGTTGCACCTTTACTTGCTCCACACCTTGCCATGGCCGACTGCAGCATTGATGGGTACATGATTCCTGCTGGGACGCATGTCTTCGTCAATGTATGGGCCATTGGTAGAGACTCTAGCTCTTGGGAGGAcagtgaagaattcatacctgAAAGATTTATGGAGGAAGGCAGTGATGTGCATGTCAACTTCATAGGGAGTAATTTTAAACTCTTGCCATTCGGGGCAGGACGCAGGATATGGCCTGGTATAAACCTCGGAATCACGACTGTTGAGCTTATGTTGGCAAACTTAATGTATCATTTCGACTGGGAACTGCCAAAAGGGGTTGAGAGGAAAGACATTGACATGACGGAGGTGTTTGGACTAACTGTGCGCCTAAAGGAGAAATTACTGTTAGTTTCAAAATCACGCAAGTAA